In one window of Caenimonas aquaedulcis DNA:
- a CDS encoding GNAT family N-acetyltransferase: MQGGPGSRIVALVQVLDNIFWNALTGPQAKFASGAGGARRFARGFSPIVGFRDAQQPDFDALAPYCEPGEHFYCADWTGPPPAGWTVEAEATMYQMVWDAPVPDAVHDPRIERLQPGHAPLAAELAALTQPGPFGPRTPELGEYFGVFEDGRLIAMCGERVQAAGVREVSGVCTHPQAQGRGLARLLVNHVVRRQMARGEQSFLHVMRSNNGAHGLYARMGFRIHRECPVRVVAPSSSMG; this comes from the coding sequence GTGCAAGGCGGCCCCGGCTCGCGTATCGTTGCGCTCGTGCAGGTGCTCGACAACATCTTCTGGAACGCCCTCACCGGGCCGCAGGCGAAATTCGCGAGCGGCGCCGGCGGCGCGCGGCGCTTCGCGCGCGGCTTCTCACCCATCGTCGGCTTCCGGGATGCACAGCAGCCGGACTTCGACGCGCTGGCGCCTTACTGCGAGCCGGGGGAGCATTTCTACTGCGCGGACTGGACGGGCCCGCCGCCTGCGGGCTGGACCGTCGAGGCCGAGGCGACCATGTACCAGATGGTGTGGGATGCACCCGTGCCCGATGCGGTGCACGACCCGCGCATCGAGCGGCTGCAGCCTGGGCACGCGCCGCTGGCGGCCGAGCTCGCGGCCCTCACGCAGCCGGGTCCCTTCGGCCCGCGCACGCCGGAGCTCGGGGAGTATTTCGGCGTCTTCGAGGACGGGCGCCTCATCGCGATGTGCGGCGAGCGCGTGCAGGCGGCGGGGGTGCGCGAAGTGAGCGGCGTGTGCACGCATCCGCAGGCGCAGGGCCGCGGGCTCGCGCGCCTGCTCGTGAACCACGTGGTGCGCCGGCAGATGGCGCGCGGCGAGCAATCCTTCCTGCACGTGATGCGGTCCAACAACGGTGCGCACGGCCTGTACGCGCGCATGGGTTTTCGCATCCACCGCGAGTGCCCGGTGCGCGTGGTGGCGCCCAGCTCATCCATGGGATGA
- a CDS encoding DUF1653 domain-containing protein has protein sequence MSAPGDDLPPLPATPAGRYRHYKGGDYEVVGGARHSETLEPLVVYRPLYNASGLWVRPHAMFFGDVEVDGVRQPRFAPVGG, from the coding sequence ATGTCAGCGCCCGGTGACGATCTCCCTCCCCTGCCCGCCACGCCCGCGGGCCGCTACCGCCACTACAAAGGCGGTGACTACGAAGTGGTCGGCGGCGCGCGCCACAGCGAAACGCTGGAGCCGCTGGTGGTCTACCGCCCGCTCTACAACGCATCCGGCCTGTGGGTGAGGCCGCACGCGATGTTCTTCGGCGACGTCGAAGTGGATGGCGTGCGGCAGCCGCGCTTTGCGCCCGTGGGCGGCTGA
- a CDS encoding MarR family winged helix-turn-helix transcriptional regulator, with amino-acid sequence MKPDAMALCMQVCDAYARLMLKLDDVLGTMHGLGLAEFRLLRALASAPQERLPVAALVSPMGVRLSGVTRQLMPLEKTGQLRRESGTDGKRYAVLLPGGKRAVREAEVTAEAICAEALAEGPAANAAVLRDILQRLCDAPALRL; translated from the coding sequence ATGAAGCCCGACGCGATGGCCCTGTGCATGCAGGTGTGCGACGCCTATGCCCGCCTCATGCTCAAGCTCGATGACGTGCTCGGCACGATGCATGGACTGGGCCTGGCTGAATTCCGCCTGCTGCGCGCGTTGGCCAGTGCGCCGCAGGAACGGCTGCCGGTCGCGGCGCTGGTCTCGCCCATGGGCGTGCGCTTGTCGGGGGTCACGCGGCAACTCATGCCGCTGGAGAAAACCGGCCAGCTCAGGCGCGAGTCAGGCACCGACGGCAAGCGCTATGCCGTGCTGCTGCCCGGCGGCAAGCGCGCCGTGCGCGAAGCGGAAGTCACGGCGGAGGCGATCTGCGCCGAGGCGCTGGCGGAAGGGCCGGCGGCGAACGCGGCGGTCCTGCGTGACATCCTGCAACGACTGTGCGATGCCCCTGCCTTGCGCCTTTGA
- a CDS encoding class I SAM-dependent methyltransferase: MSTTTDVHSAAREGFAREAGTYSRGRPDYPPELQAWLEETLALGPGRRVADVGAGTGKFCKLLSATGAQVLAIEPVDEMRAEAAKLPGVVALAGTAQALPVADASLDAIVCAQAFHWFATTDVLDEFARALKPGGRLGLVWNVRDESVDWVRAITELITPYEGDAPRFYKGDWKKPFPHPRFGPLRETAFAYEHVGSAQQVVIDRFMSVSFLAALPPAGKAHVQAELEQLVATHPALQGRAELRFPYRTLAFAAVKN, translated from the coding sequence ATGAGCACGACCACCGACGTCCATTCCGCCGCCCGCGAAGGCTTCGCCCGGGAGGCGGGCACCTACAGCCGCGGCCGTCCCGACTATCCGCCCGAACTGCAGGCCTGGCTCGAGGAGACCCTCGCGTTGGGCCCGGGCCGGCGCGTCGCCGATGTGGGCGCGGGCACGGGCAAGTTCTGCAAGCTGCTCAGCGCCACGGGCGCGCAGGTGCTGGCGATCGAACCGGTGGACGAGATGCGCGCGGAAGCCGCGAAGCTCCCCGGCGTCGTGGCGCTGGCCGGGACCGCGCAGGCGCTGCCGGTGGCGGACGCGTCGCTCGATGCGATCGTCTGCGCGCAGGCCTTCCACTGGTTTGCCACGACCGACGTGCTGGATGAATTCGCGCGCGCGCTGAAGCCCGGCGGGCGTCTCGGCCTCGTCTGGAACGTGCGCGACGAATCGGTGGACTGGGTGCGCGCGATCACCGAACTCATCACGCCCTACGAGGGCGATGCGCCACGCTTCTACAAAGGCGACTGGAAGAAGCCCTTCCCGCATCCGCGCTTCGGCCCGCTGCGCGAGACGGCGTTCGCGTACGAGCACGTGGGCAGCGCGCAGCAGGTGGTCATCGACCGGTTCATGAGCGTGAGTTTCCTCGCGGCGCTGCCCCCGGCCGGGAAGGCGCACGTCCAGGCGGAGCTGGAACAGCTCGTCGCGACGCACCCGGCGCTGCAAGGCCGGGCGGAGTTGCGTTTCCCTTACCGCACGCTGGCGTTCGCCGCCGTGAAGAACTGA
- a CDS encoding response regulator has product MEKRKAVRVFLVEDMNQLKGVIEDLLRSMGNFVVVASAGTEAEAILWLTENQGKWDLAVVDLVLEQGTGMGVIARTKGRPSASKVVVFSDYVTEGISKYCLKLGADAAIPKSDMPAFMEFCGALA; this is encoded by the coding sequence ATGGAGAAGCGCAAGGCGGTGAGGGTCTTCCTCGTGGAAGACATGAACCAGTTGAAAGGTGTGATCGAAGATCTGCTCAGGAGCATGGGCAACTTCGTCGTCGTCGCATCGGCCGGGACCGAGGCGGAAGCCATCCTGTGGCTGACCGAGAACCAGGGCAAGTGGGACCTCGCGGTGGTGGACCTCGTGCTCGAGCAGGGCACCGGCATGGGTGTCATCGCGCGGACGAAGGGACGCCCCAGTGCCTCGAAGGTGGTCGTGTTCAGCGACTACGTCACCGAAGGCATCTCGAAGTACTGCCTGAAGCTCGGCGCGGACGCGGCCATCCCGAAATCGGACATGCCGGCCTTCATGGAATTTTGCGGCGCGCTCGCCTGA
- a CDS encoding GNAT family N-acetyltransferase, whose translation MRIEVDDLTRPQVHALLEEHLANMYELSPPENVFALDLSKLRAPGITFWSVWDGEDLIGCGALKELSPTQGEIKSMRTPAAMRRRGAGRAVLEHILSVARERRYDRLSLETGSHPAFEPAHRLYRSVGFTECGPFGSYAEDPHSVFMTLELPKP comes from the coding sequence ATGCGCATCGAAGTCGACGACCTCACCCGCCCGCAAGTCCACGCGCTGCTCGAGGAGCACCTGGCGAACATGTACGAGCTCTCGCCGCCCGAGAACGTGTTCGCCCTCGACCTGTCGAAACTGCGCGCGCCGGGCATCACCTTCTGGTCCGTGTGGGACGGGGAAGACCTCATCGGATGCGGCGCGCTCAAGGAGCTCTCGCCCACCCAAGGGGAGATCAAGTCCATGCGCACGCCGGCCGCGATGCGCCGGCGCGGTGCGGGCCGCGCAGTGCTGGAGCACATCCTGTCCGTGGCGCGCGAACGCCGCTACGACAGGCTCAGCCTGGAGACGGGGTCGCATCCCGCCTTCGAGCCCGCGCACCGGCTCTACCGCAGTGTCGGCTTCACCGAATGCGGCCCCTTCGGCAGCTACGCGGAAGACCCCCACAGCGTCTTCATGACGCTGGAACTTCCGAAACCATGA
- a CDS encoding MEDS domain-containing protein produces the protein MTSPALPFRDSVRFYDQDAQLVSMLVDYVGPALREGRHAFVIARPGIAHAVSVRLHREYLRGGAAVGVLSLIDARSTLDQVLVEGWPDAAAFDRHVGSLVRMAAAEGRPAVAFGEMVSLLWDDGKPEAALRLEALWNDLQNQGAFSLMCAYPARLFNHVEGDAPYAPVLGRQREALAA, from the coding sequence ATGACCTCCCCCGCCCTGCCCTTTCGCGACAGCGTCCGGTTCTACGACCAGGACGCCCAGCTCGTTTCCATGCTGGTGGACTACGTGGGCCCCGCCCTGCGGGAAGGCCGGCACGCGTTCGTGATCGCGCGGCCGGGCATCGCGCATGCGGTGTCCGTGCGATTGCATCGCGAATACCTGCGCGGCGGCGCGGCCGTGGGGGTGCTCTCGCTCATCGATGCGCGCTCCACGCTCGACCAGGTGCTGGTGGAAGGCTGGCCCGATGCCGCCGCCTTCGACCGCCATGTGGGTTCGCTCGTGCGCATGGCCGCGGCCGAGGGCCGGCCCGCTGTCGCGTTCGGCGAAATGGTCTCGCTGCTGTGGGACGACGGCAAACCCGAAGCGGCGCTGCGGCTCGAAGCCCTGTGGAACGACCTGCAGAACCAGGGCGCCTTCTCGCTCATGTGCGCCTATCCCGCGCGCCTCTTCAACCACGTGGAGGGCGATGCGCCCTATGCGCCGGTGCTGGGCCGGCAACGCGAAGCGCTGGCCGCCTGA
- a CDS encoding GIY-YIG nuclease family protein, with amino-acid sequence MANPAPSSPSARRELSRHYKDNPPPAGVFAIRNLDDHRVYVNGSMNVDGAMNRARFELTMRGHRNKALQADWLRLGAERFSFEIVDTVKKREEPGFDAAAELEGLLAMWRQELGSWAPAGYNEREGVSA; translated from the coding sequence ATGGCGAATCCCGCCCCCTCATCCCCGTCCGCGCGCCGCGAACTCTCGCGCCACTACAAGGACAACCCGCCGCCCGCCGGCGTGTTCGCAATACGCAACCTCGACGACCACCGCGTGTACGTGAACGGCAGCATGAACGTCGATGGCGCGATGAACCGCGCGCGCTTCGAACTCACGATGCGAGGCCACCGCAACAAGGCGCTGCAGGCCGACTGGCTGCGCCTGGGCGCGGAGCGGTTCAGCTTCGAGATCGTCGACACCGTGAAGAAGCGTGAGGAGCCGGGGTTCGACGCCGCGGCCGAACTCGAGGGACTGCTGGCGATGTGGCGGCAGGAACTCGGAAGCTGGGCCCCGGCCGGCTACAACGAGCGCGAAGGAGTGTCCGCATGA
- a CDS encoding LysE family translocator: MITLEFLITSLIVVLIPGPGVIHTVSTGIMQGRRASIFAALGCTAGIVPHLAATVLGLAAVMHASAVAFHVLKYAGVAYLFYVAWQTWRDKSAFAVDGSVARASSVGLVVKAFLINILNPKLTIFFLAFLPQFVDPARGDALVQLLVLSAVFMAMTFAVFVVYGVVAHAFRAVVMESARVQGWLRNGFAAAFAGLGAKLALTDK, encoded by the coding sequence ATGATCACGCTCGAGTTCCTCATCACCTCGCTCATCGTCGTGCTGATTCCCGGGCCCGGCGTGATCCACACCGTGTCCACCGGCATCATGCAGGGGCGCCGCGCCAGCATCTTCGCCGCGCTCGGATGCACCGCGGGCATCGTGCCGCACCTGGCCGCGACCGTGCTGGGCCTGGCCGCGGTGATGCACGCGAGCGCGGTGGCCTTCCATGTGCTGAAGTACGCGGGTGTCGCCTACCTCTTCTACGTCGCCTGGCAAACCTGGCGCGACAAATCGGCCTTCGCGGTGGACGGCAGCGTGGCGCGCGCCTCGTCGGTCGGATTGGTGGTCAAGGCCTTCCTCATCAACATCCTGAACCCCAAGCTCACCATCTTCTTCCTCGCCTTCCTGCCGCAGTTCGTCGATCCCGCGCGGGGCGATGCGCTGGTGCAGCTGCTCGTGCTGAGCGCGGTGTTCATGGCGATGACCTTCGCCGTGTTCGTGGTCTACGGCGTCGTCGCCCATGCCTTCCGCGCGGTGGTGATGGAGTCGGCGCGCGTGCAGGGCTGGCTGCGCAACGGTTTCGCGGCGGCGTTTGCGGGCCTGGGCGCCAAGCTGGCCCTGACGGACAAATAG
- a CDS encoding efflux RND transporter permease subunit — protein sequence MFLSDFSIKRPVATVVIILGLMCLGLLALNKLRVNEIPDVEQPVLSVDINYPGAAPETVEREIINRIEKSLQSITGVYEIRSTASDSNARIIVIFNFNKNMIEASDEVRNAISTVRYKLPVEMREPVIRRRDPGAFPIMDLALSSTSLSHAVISRMAEDELSDKFRGIDGVSIVSVNGSLKRQLSVLLKADRLREYNVSVAEVVLALQNQNTTAPVGRIIGPLKDQSIRLVGRIESPAEFAQIIVKRRGDEIVRLGQIASTVDGFAELDSFSVRSAHPNVSISITRARDASTVAVAKKVREMTAEINKTLPAGTKLEITRDGGEDAQDNLNNVIHSLTLGALLTIFVVYVFLNSWRSTLITALSLPTSAIAAFIAVWLCGFTLNLMTLLGLSLAIGVLIDDAIVVRENIVRHMERGADRRTAASVGTAEIGMAVAATTFSIIAIFIPVAFMPGVAGEWFRPFALTVACSVLVSLYISFTLDPMLSAYWGDPVSHSQREYKGISLYLKRFNEWFDHQADRYGNVIAWALHHRRWMTVAAVGSFAAAIGLHAWLGGSSFLPVQDAGVIAVEIRTPSSASLEYTRLKIEKAAELARTLPETVATNSIVNIGGGRVYVDIGKLSERKRKAQAIAVDLRKLMAQLVGAEYTVQDDLNNGTRKPVQIQFYGADARTLLGLTNAYMDRLRTVPGAVDVGLSEASPKDELKIELNRGLANSLGISVNDAAQALRVAFAGVEVGDWVDPTGESRDVAVRLDPKDRVDAENIERLPIAVANSNMVVPLNQIATITMGEGPAQIQHLNSRRMIAVSANAQGRASGDVTQDAMKLAKAMEFPPGYGVELGGAGKDQKEVFGAMGTALAMGVGLMYLILVVQFGSFTAPLAVMLSLPLSLIGVVLALLVTHATLNLMSFIGIIMLMGLVAKNAILLLDAARKREAEDGMGREDALMAAGRARLRPILMTTFALIAGMMPVAIGIGEGADFYRPLAIAIIGGTLTATLLTLLVVPAFYDSIEIARDRMVAKFQRRAARRNAIVAFALTAGEAVLALLMLRGAWRALRQWRGGRAAVPQGDAAAVVGK from the coding sequence ATGTTCCTTTCCGACTTCTCGATCAAGCGGCCCGTCGCGACGGTCGTCATCATCCTCGGGCTCATGTGCCTGGGCCTGCTCGCGCTCAACAAGCTGCGCGTCAACGAGATCCCCGACGTGGAGCAGCCGGTGCTCTCCGTGGACATCAACTACCCCGGCGCCGCCCCCGAAACAGTCGAGCGCGAGATCATCAACCGCATCGAGAAATCGCTGCAGAGCATCACCGGCGTGTACGAGATCCGCTCCACCGCGAGCGACAGCAACGCGCGGATCATCGTCATCTTCAATTTCAACAAGAACATGATCGAGGCGTCCGACGAGGTGCGCAACGCGATCTCGACCGTGCGCTACAAGCTTCCCGTGGAAATGCGCGAGCCGGTGATCCGCCGGCGCGACCCCGGTGCCTTCCCGATCATGGACCTCGCGCTGTCGTCCACCTCGCTCAGCCACGCGGTGATCTCGCGCATGGCGGAAGACGAGCTGTCCGACAAGTTCCGCGGCATCGACGGCGTGTCGATCGTGAGCGTCAACGGCTCGCTCAAGCGACAGCTCTCCGTGCTGCTCAAGGCCGACCGCCTGCGCGAATACAACGTGTCGGTCGCCGAAGTTGTGCTCGCGCTGCAGAACCAGAACACCACGGCGCCCGTGGGCCGCATCATCGGGCCGCTGAAGGACCAGAGCATCCGCCTCGTCGGCCGCATCGAATCGCCGGCGGAGTTCGCGCAGATCATCGTCAAGCGGCGCGGCGACGAGATCGTGCGCCTCGGCCAGATCGCGAGCACGGTGGACGGCTTCGCCGAGCTCGACAGCTTCAGCGTGCGCAGCGCGCACCCCAACGTGAGCATCTCCATCACGCGCGCGCGCGACGCAAGCACGGTGGCCGTCGCGAAGAAGGTGCGCGAGATGACGGCGGAGATCAACAAGACCCTCCCCGCCGGCACCAAGCTGGAGATCACACGCGACGGCGGCGAGGACGCGCAGGACAACCTGAACAACGTGATCCACTCGCTCACGCTGGGCGCGCTGCTCACGATCTTCGTGGTGTACGTGTTCCTCAACTCGTGGCGCTCCACGCTGATCACCGCGCTCAGCCTGCCGACCTCCGCCATCGCCGCGTTCATCGCGGTGTGGCTGTGCGGCTTCACGCTCAACCTGATGACGCTGCTGGGCCTGTCGCTCGCGATCGGCGTGCTGATCGACGACGCGATCGTCGTGCGGGAGAACATCGTGCGGCACATGGAGCGCGGCGCGGACCGGCGCACCGCCGCGAGCGTGGGTACCGCCGAGATCGGCATGGCCGTCGCCGCGACGACCTTCTCGATCATCGCGATCTTCATCCCGGTCGCGTTCATGCCCGGCGTGGCCGGTGAATGGTTCCGCCCGTTCGCCCTCACCGTGGCGTGCTCGGTGCTGGTGAGCCTGTACATCTCCTTCACGCTCGACCCGATGCTCTCCGCCTACTGGGGCGACCCGGTGAGCCATAGCCAGCGCGAATACAAGGGCATCTCCCTGTACCTGAAGCGCTTCAACGAATGGTTCGACCACCAGGCCGACCGCTACGGCAACGTCATCGCCTGGGCGCTGCACCACCGCCGCTGGATGACGGTGGCGGCCGTCGGCAGCTTCGCCGCGGCCATCGGGCTGCACGCGTGGCTGGGCGGCTCGAGCTTCCTGCCGGTGCAGGACGCCGGTGTGATCGCCGTGGAGATCCGCACGCCCTCGTCGGCGAGCCTGGAATACACGCGCCTGAAGATCGAGAAGGCCGCCGAGCTCGCGCGCACGCTGCCCGAGACGGTGGCGACCAACAGCATCGTGAACATCGGCGGCGGCCGCGTCTACGTGGACATCGGCAAGCTCTCCGAGCGCAAGCGCAAGGCGCAGGCCATCGCGGTGGACCTGCGCAAGCTGATGGCGCAGCTCGTGGGCGCCGAATACACGGTGCAGGACGACCTGAACAACGGCACGCGAAAGCCGGTGCAGATCCAGTTCTATGGCGCCGACGCGCGCACGCTGCTGGGCCTCACCAACGCGTACATGGACCGGCTGCGCACGGTGCCCGGCGCGGTGGACGTGGGCCTGTCGGAAGCGAGCCCGAAGGACGAACTGAAGATCGAGCTGAACCGCGGTCTCGCGAACTCGCTGGGCATCTCCGTGAACGACGCGGCGCAGGCCCTGCGCGTGGCGTTCGCGGGCGTGGAGGTCGGCGACTGGGTCGACCCGACCGGCGAATCGCGCGACGTCGCGGTGCGGCTCGACCCCAAGGACCGCGTGGACGCCGAGAACATCGAGCGCCTGCCGATTGCCGTGGCCAACAGCAACATGGTCGTGCCGCTCAACCAGATCGCCACCATCACCATGGGCGAGGGCCCCGCGCAGATCCAGCACCTGAACAGCCGCCGCATGATCGCGGTGTCGGCCAACGCGCAGGGCCGCGCGTCGGGCGACGTCACGCAGGACGCGATGAAGCTCGCCAAGGCGATGGAATTCCCGCCCGGCTACGGCGTGGAACTGGGCGGCGCGGGCAAGGACCAGAAGGAAGTGTTCGGCGCGATGGGCACGGCCCTCGCGATGGGCGTGGGCCTCATGTACCTGATCCTCGTCGTGCAGTTCGGCTCCTTCACCGCGCCGCTGGCGGTGATGCTGTCGCTGCCCCTCAGCCTGATCGGCGTGGTGCTGGCCCTGCTCGTGACACACGCCACGCTCAACCTCATGAGCTTCATCGGCATCATCATGCTGATGGGCCTCGTCGCGAAGAACGCGATCCTGCTGCTGGACGCCGCGCGCAAACGCGAAGCCGAGGACGGCATGGGCCGCGAGGACGCGCTGATGGCGGCTGGCCGTGCGCGGCTGCGCCCGATCCTGATGACGACCTTCGCGCTGATCGCGGGCATGATGCCCGTCGCGATCGGCATCGGCGAAGGCGCGGATTTCTACCGCCCGCTCGCGATCGCGATCATCGGCGGCACGCTGACGGCGACGCTGCTCACGCTGCTGGTGGTGCCCGCGTTCTACGACAGCATCGAGATCGCGCGCGACCGCATGGTGGCGAAGTTTCAACGGCGCGCCGCGCGGCGCAACGCCATCGTGGCGTTCGCGCTCACGGCCGGCGAAGCGGTGCTCGCGCTGCTGATGCTGCGCGGCGCGTGGCGGGCGCTGCGACAGTGGCGCGGCGGCCGCGCCGCGGTGCCCCAGGGCGACGCCGCCGCGGTCGTGGGCAAGTAA
- a CDS encoding GFA family protein: MRIPGRCHCGNISFQLDWTPEPAEIPARACTCSFCTKHGGVWTSCPTGALTVHVSHPERVSRYAFGTKTATFHICSECGVVPVVTSEIDGKLYAVVSVHAFEGVDPALLRHAPASFDGEDEASRLARRARNWIGDVRYTEGAPA, encoded by the coding sequence ATGCGGATCCCCGGTCGCTGCCATTGCGGCAACATTTCCTTCCAGCTCGACTGGACACCGGAGCCTGCGGAAATCCCCGCGCGGGCGTGCACCTGCTCCTTCTGCACCAAGCACGGCGGCGTCTGGACGTCCTGCCCGACCGGCGCGCTCACCGTCCACGTCAGCCATCCGGAGCGCGTCTCGCGCTACGCCTTCGGCACGAAAACCGCCACCTTCCACATCTGTTCGGAATGCGGCGTGGTGCCGGTCGTGACCTCGGAGATCGACGGCAAGCTCTACGCGGTGGTGAGCGTCCACGCCTTCGAGGGCGTCGACCCTGCGTTGCTGCGGCATGCGCCCGCCAGCTTCGACGGAGAGGACGAAGCGTCGCGCCTCGCGCGGCGCGCGCGCAACTGGATCGGCGACGTGCGCTACACGGAAGGCGCCCCCGCATGA